The nucleotide window TATACCCTGAGAAACACTTCTTATTCCCAGGCCAGATCCTCCGCCCATTACATCAATACGTACATTGGGATGTTCTTCCATGTATTTTGCTGCAAGTTTTTCAGCCACCGGTTGTACCGATGTTGAACCTGCAATTTCTATCTTCTCATAATTGCTTCCAGTGCCGAATGTGTAAACGGCGATAATAATTATTAGTATAACCAGTAAACCTATGCCATATTTCAGGTCCATTAAATCACCCTATGTTCCTTACCATTAGAAGATTAATTCTAACTAACAGTATTTATAATTATAGAGTGATTGGAAGTTTACTTGATTTACGTCAATTGCTGAGGATAATAATGATTTAATGCGTTAATTTACGAATTTATGTTGAAAAATGGAGGATTTGGAGGTTATAAAACCACCATAATCTTCCAAATACCATCTTTTTTAAGAGGTACTGTTCACCTGCTTACCAGTTGGTACTACCTTATCCGCCTTTATAATGGCCTGACCTTCAGGTCCATCTACCCAGTCAATGAATGATTTAACTGCTCCTTTTGGATCTCCTTTAACCAGGAACAGGAATGGTCTCTGGATCTTGTAGGTACCATCAAGTATAGTTGCTTCTGAAGGTGCAACGTTGTTTATCTGCAGGGCTTTGGTGTTATTCACTGAAGCGAAGGATATGAAACCAACAGCGTTGGGATCCTGAGCCACAGCTTGCTGCACTGCTTCGGTTGAACTCTGCACAATAGCTGATTTTACGAACGCTACTTTGGTACCGTTGGATAATTTACCCAGGACCATGTCCTGAACTGCATCACGAGTACCTGAACCGTCTTCACGAACAATGACATTTATCTGAGCATCAGATCCACCGACCTGATTCCAGTTGGTTATGCTTCCATTGAAGATACCTTTAACCTGATCCAGGGTTAATCCATTGAGGGCATTGTTGTTGTTTACAATGATGGCAATTCCATCTTTACCTATTTCGTATTGAGTTAATCCCGTGGATTCGTTAGCGCTTAAAGACTTGGAACTGGTTCCAATGCTCGCCGTACCATCCTGAGCACTCTTAATACCCACAGCAGAACCTCCACCCTGAACCGTTATCTTCACGTTGGGATTCGTTTTCATATATTCTGTGGCTAATTTCTCAGCAACAGGCTGTACAGATGTAGAACCAACGATGGTTATTTTTTCCTGGCTGCTACCTCCAGCGAGGACAAAATAAGCACCGACTATTACAATTATTGCTACTATTATTCCTATTATGTACTTCATGTCCATAATATCACCTCACTTGCTACTAACTTCCCAGACTATATAAAGCTTACTATATGTGTCCTTAAATACACATAATAAGAACTAATTTTAATTACAAAGCAGTTAAACCTTATTAAAACCAGGTTGAAAAACACATTTTATGAACTACACTATACTAAAAGCGATAAATATTTATGTCTTATAGTTATTAGGGTCTTACATGATTAGTGAGGAAGTATTAAAGGGGATGTTCCAACCCAGAACCACACCCTGGAGAACATCCATTACCAAAGTGGAACCGAATAGGATTATCACCCAGGGATATCCCCAAGAAGATTTGATAGGAAGCATTTCATTTCCAGAAATGATACACCTCCTCTTAAAGGGAGTGCTTCCCACCAAAAATCAGGAACAAATGCTACAGGCCATACTGGTTTCCTTCTGCGATCATGGTATCACACCACCCAGTACTCAGTCAGCAAGGTTGATGGCATCCGCAGGATCTCCAGTAAATGCATGTCTGGCCGGAGGAATATTAGCTTTTGGTGAAAATCATGCAGGAGCCATTGAAATTGCCATGCGCATGTTACAGGAAGGTGTCAAACTATCCAGAAATGAGGATGTTACCCTGGAAACTGCACAGAAATTGATAAACTATTTCACTGAAAATGAAAAGAAGATGCCTGGATTTGGGCATAGATACCATAAAAAAGACCCCAGAGCACCGAAATTAATAGAACTAGGGCGAAAATATGATTGTTTCAAAGAACACAGCCAGTTAGCTATGCATATTCAGGATCAGTTAAGTGAAAGGAAGGGAATTAAAATGAACATTGACGGCGCCAATGCAGCACTACTTTCTGATATGGGCTTTGACTGGAGAGTTGGATGTGGTTTATTCATAGTGGGTAGAATTCCAGGCCTTTTAGCCCATATCCATGAGGAAAAAACTCAGGAAAAACCATTTCGAAAACTGATGGATGTTGATACAGTAAATGAAAATGAACTGATCAATCAATTTTAGAACCTTTTTTAACTACTCCTTTAACATATTTCCCGCATTAAAGCCTTAAATCAAATTAATATGACATTTTTCCAAAAAAACCACTGAAATAAATTTTTTTTATTTTCAAAAAGGTACTAAGAAAATTAATTTCTTAAAAATTATTGGTACAAATTTAAAATACAATACATATCTAAAGTGCAATTATAGTTTGATTTATTAAGTAATTTTAGTGTAAGTTCATTCACTTTTTGAGAAATAAATCTGAATTTTTACTACCTAATCAGTAAAATTTAATGTACATATGAGTAAATACTAGCTGAATTTTTCAAATACTAAAAAATCACAATCTGAGAAAAAATAAACATACCATAATTTTGTTTTTGTTAAATAAAAAAATTAGAAATAAAAAAATTAGTAAATAATATTCAATGTTCATTCCACTAATTTCAATTATTCATTATCTACCTAAGAAATACAGTATTACGAATTTTCAGAAATCAGATTAATTAATCAAGGTTTCATCCTACGGAAACGTTCAGGAGTGGTGGTTCGAGGTATGTTACGGTAGAATTCACCAGCAGTGTCAATTATCTCTATAGATATATCCCCAATACGTTCAAACGCCTTTACGACACGAGATAATGCGAGATAGTAGTTGGATCTATCTTTGTCCATGACATCATCCTCAGCCATCTGGGTGGCAATGTTGTTTAAGGCCTTCTTCTGCAGTTCATGGATCCTTTCCTCGTAATCCATAACCTTATCCTTAAGCTCCAGACGCTCATCCAAAAATGCTTCCATAGATTGATTCACCATTTTGCGTGAAGTTTTATACATGGATTTTAAGGTTTCCATCATTTCTTCATCAATTGGATCAGAGTCTTCCAGGGCAAAGTTGGCAATGTGACATGTATGGTCAGCAATACGTTCCAGGTCGTACCCCACTTCTCCCAGGACCATGGTTTTACTGAACTCTGAGTATGGGTTAATGGATATAACGGTTTCAACAGATGAACGTACCTTTTCGTGCATGTTGTTAGAAATGTAATCCAGTTTCAGGGCTTCCTCAGCCATTTCGGAATCGTACTGGAGTAAAGCTTCAAATGACATGTCAAACTGGCGACATATATGTTTGGCCATGTCCCGGAGCATGTCCTTTATCAGGAAGGTTCCAGCGTGCTCACGGGAAGTTTTTTCCTCATCAAACATTTCTGAAAATTCATCGAACTTCTTAAGATCAAGAATATATGCCCTCCTGACCACTCCCTCTTTGATCAAAGGTTGTAACAGTTTAGTTACATACCTACGGGTTAATCCCAACTTATCTGCTATTTCATCTTGAGTAGCAGGATTATCATATAAAATTACTTCCAAAACTGCCTTGAGAGTACTGTTTTTTGCTCTATTCGTCATTTTATCATTGCCTGATATCACTGATGGTGCATTAGGTTAGATCAACCTTCTTTATTTTACTAAAATGCATTGTAACTTAATTTCCTAATAACTCAATTTCCCTATAACTCAATTTCCCTTAATTTACCTTTACTATTTTTACTTTGATCTTCTTTACGTATAATGGTCACTGAATCCTGAATAATGGATACTATCACATACAAAAGCACTGCAATGAGTACTATGGAAATTAACACGTTGAAGTGTTGGAATATTGGAGAATATAATGCAACAATTGGGGAGTTATAATCCACAAATCCGGCCATTAATTTCACCACTCCCACTCCCAGTACTGCTAAACCATAAATTGGCGGTATACGGTCCGGTTCAAGGAGGGGATAAACTCCCATAATTATGAGACCAACACCAATGGTTCTGAAAAGGTTCCAGTCAGTGGCTGTTTGCATTGATTGGAATATTTCACGGGGACCAAGGTAAAATGAAGATAGTAGGTAGATTATTTCTATAGCCAGAATTATGATTAAAGGAAACGCATAAACTATCTGGCTTTCTACACGTTTTGGGGTTTTTAAAGTGTTAACATTTTCCAGGGGTTCCTTGAAAAAGTGGCTCATAAACTGGTATAACATTGATCCTATTACCGCACCAATTATGGTTCCAGTTACTCCCAGTTGAGATGTAGTGAAAGCCACGATCCCGGAGATGATTCCCGCCATTATTATATCTAATGTTTTTGACATTCTATCCCTAACTCATTCATCTAATAAAAAAACATCTTCCTGAATTAATATCTGATTTTCATGCTAAAAAGAATTTCTTTATTTAATTAAAGATTTCTTTAGTAATCTAGTAAGTTTATAAAAATTCTTTAAATATTGAATTTTCTTTAAATATTGAATTTTATATTTTGATATAATTTATACACTATGTATGGATTTATGGATATATGAATGGATCACCATAGATTCATCCATTAATCCCACAGAATAATGAGCTATCTCCCTTTTACTCCCATTTTCAGTCCTTACCAGGTTTACAAATACTTCTCCATCCTTAATTTCTAGTTGATTGTAACTGGCATAGCCATTTCCACGCAGTTTACCTGTAGTTGCAGTTCCAGAGTTTAAAACCACCATATTGTTGAGCATCCACACGTTGGGGACATGTTTATGGCCATTTAAAACAAAATCAACACCATTTTCTGTTAAAATATGCATAAGGTCCCCTGAATCTAGCAAGATATTTCTTTCTCTCCCAGTTTGTGGGATGGGTATTATGTGATGGTGGAATGTGACAACTTTAGCTCGGTCCTCTGGTATTTTAGCCAGTTCCGCTTTCAACCAGTCCATCTGATCCCTTCCAATCTGCCCGTGACTGACATCGGCTTCTGATGAATCCAGTCCAATAATGGTGAAATTGGAGTTTTTATCGGTGTGGACAAATTTCCGCTCGCTGATCATGTTTTCAAAATGAACCAGACCCACGTTACGGGCATCATGGTTTCCAGGAACTATGTGGGTTTTGGTGATGGATTTTAGTTCATCAACAAATTCCAGGGCATGTTCATATTCATGAGCATAACCATTGGCAGTTAGATCCCCGGCAAATATTAAAAGATCAGGATTTTCATCCTCCAACTGAACCAGGAGGTTTGATTTAAGTTCCAAAGAGAAGGTGCTGTCCCCAAAATGCACATCAGATATTTGAATTACTTTTTTCCCCATTGTAAACACCAAAAATTTTTGAAAAAAATTTGATTTAAACCCTGTTGACCTTGTTTAGAATTAAAACATCATCTACAATTAAACTGTCATGAATAATTAAACCATCAGTTACAATCTAACTTTCTGAAATAATCAAACCATCAGTTACAATCTAACCCTCAGGAATAATTAAATCCATTAGTTCAATTATACTCTCAAACTAGTTTCAATTAGCTGAAAAATCTTTAAATGGTTCCTGTGGAGTTTTTGCGAGTGGAACAGACCACGTATTCATCATTTTCAACTTTAACCGAGTAGTAAGCCAGCTGTTCCTTCTTACCGGTTTCAGTGTCCACCAGGTTAACGTATAAATTTTCATCCTCAAATGAGAGCTGGTTGTAGCAGGGCCTGGTTTGCCCCCTTAATTTACGGGTGGTTG belongs to uncultured Methanobacterium sp. and includes:
- a CDS encoding phosphate ABC transporter substrate-binding protein, which gives rise to MDMKYIIGIIVAIIVIVGAYFVLAGGSSQEKITIVGSTSVQPVAEKLATEYMKTNPNVKITVQGGGSAVGIKSAQDGTASIGTSSKSLSANESTGLTQYEIGKDGIAIIVNNNNALNGLTLDQVKGIFNGSITNWNQVGGSDAQINVIVREDGSGTRDAVQDMVLGKLSNGTKVAFVKSAIVQSSTEAVQQAVAQDPNAVGFISFASVNNTKALQINNVAPSEATILDGTYKIQRPFLFLVKGDPKGAVKSFIDWVDGPEGQAIIKADKVVPTGKQVNSTS
- a CDS encoding citryl-CoA lyase; its protein translation is MISEEVLKGMFQPRTTPWRTSITKVEPNRIITQGYPQEDLIGSISFPEMIHLLLKGVLPTKNQEQMLQAILVSFCDHGITPPSTQSARLMASAGSPVNACLAGGILAFGENHAGAIEIAMRMLQEGVKLSRNEDVTLETAQKLINYFTENEKKMPGFGHRYHKKDPRAPKLIELGRKYDCFKEHSQLAMHIQDQLSERKGIKMNIDGANAALLSDMGFDWRVGCGLFIVGRIPGLLAHIHEEKTQEKPFRKLMDVDTVNENELINQF
- a CDS encoding PhoU domain-containing protein; amino-acid sequence: MTNRAKNSTLKAVLEVILYDNPATQDEIADKLGLTRRYVTKLLQPLIKEGVVRRAYILDLKKFDEFSEMFDEEKTSREHAGTFLIKDMLRDMAKHICRQFDMSFEALLQYDSEMAEEALKLDYISNNMHEKVRSSVETVISINPYSEFSKTMVLGEVGYDLERIADHTCHIANFALEDSDPIDEEMMETLKSMYKTSRKMVNQSMEAFLDERLELKDKVMDYEERIHELQKKALNNIATQMAEDDVMDKDRSNYYLALSRVVKAFERIGDISIEIIDTAGEFYRNIPRTTTPERFRRMKP
- a CDS encoding metallophosphoesterase encodes the protein MGKKVIQISDVHFGDSTFSLELKSNLLVQLEDENPDLLIFAGDLTANGYAHEYEHALEFVDELKSITKTHIVPGNHDARNVGLVHFENMISERKFVHTDKNSNFTIIGLDSSEADVSHGQIGRDQMDWLKAELAKIPEDRAKVVTFHHHIIPIPQTGRERNILLDSGDLMHILTENGVDFVLNGHKHVPNVWMLNNMVVLNSGTATTGKLRGNGYASYNQLEIKDGEVFVNLVRTENGSKREIAHYSVGLMDESMVIHSYIHKSIHSV